Within Claveliimonas bilis, the genomic segment AATTCCCGCGCTGGATGACCAGACTGGGTGATATCAGCTTTTCCTTATATTTACTGCACTACTATCCGATCCAGTTTTTCGACCGCTTTGTTTTTGATTTTTCTGTTCTGACAGTGCGATCGGCAGTGGGAGCTGTTATCGTGGTGGCAGGTACGCTGGTCCTTTCCTATCTGACATGGCTTTGGATTGAAAAGAGACTGGGACGTATTTTGAATGCATGGATATGCAGGAAAAAGGTTTGGGCATAAGGCCATGCCAGATGACGGAGATACTATTGTGCCTGGTTAGTGATATACCATTCTTCTACAGGTTGGGATAGATAGACGACAATGACATCATCCAGTTCTTTTATACTTCCTTCCTGTGGCCAGACAGTCATGGAAGCAGATTCGACGAGGGCTTTTTGAAGCTGTGTGCTGTCAGCTGCTCTGACATTATAACCTCTGGTCTGGATAAAGTCCGTCATACGAAGATTATTCCCTTCGTCCCAGGCAAACATAGAACCGCCTAAAACACCTAATTCTTTTGTGGGCTGCGGTTCCTGGGCTACCATGCCGATAAAAGCGAGCGGTTTTTCGCGGTAGTCGATGCCCTTTTCTTCTATATCATACATGATTTCTTCGGCGATGGAGCAGTCTTTCTCATATACAATACTGCTGTAATAGTAAAATAAATTCATATCGCGCGCATTTATAAAAAGCAGATAGCCCGAAGCTGCCATGGCGGCATATAAAAGTGCTTTTTTGTTTATTTCCCTCAGAATAAGGTATAGCTGCACAGCGCCAACCAGAGGAAGAGCAAGCATCATTCTTCCCTGGGTTTTATATGTGGCGATAGCAAGATAAAGACTGAAAGGAGCGAAGCATAAGGCTACGCTAAAGAAAAATATGCCGGCCTTTTTTCTTATACCGTTGCACTTGAAAAATTTCCATATTGCATAAATTACGAAAGCAATCGTCACCCATCTAAGGGCTGTGCCTCCGTTGACATATACGTCAAGAACAGGAATAGCAAAAGATACACGTCCAACGTTTGCCATAGCCAGGGCAAAGGCTTTGAGAGGCTCACCGCTTGTCCAGCCGATGTAATTGTCAGTGAGGTATCCCTGTGTTCCAATGGCTTTCCCGATTATGAAATTGATCAGATAGTAGGATGCAATTGCAATAAGGCATAAGACGGCAGAGATAATGATGTCATATTTTATTCTGTCGCGATGACCTGAAAGGAAACACAAAAGGCAAAATGCTGCAACTGCCGATATATATACACAGATAAAGGCCTGATATGTTCCAAAGCTATAGAGCAAAAGTCCCAGAACAATGAGCGCTGTTTTCCAGTTCTTCTTTTCCAGATACTTTAGCGTATAATAGAAAGCGGCTGCCACAGTAACAGATGCCAGACCGATCTGCAGGCTGTACATAGAAAAAGAAAAAACATCGCCCAGAACAAAGGTCAAAGAAGAGTAATAGGAGAGAAAAATAAATAAAATCCATTGTTTTATCTCTGTTTTGGCAAAAAGGCAATAAGCAAAAATAATGCCTGATAAATTCCAAAAAAGAATGCCTGAAATATCCCATAAGAACGGAGCATAATTTCCCCCCTCTGTAAATATCAGATCAAACAGCCAGATAATAAATCTTCCCTGATAAAGCCACATCGTTTCGTCGCGTGCCGATAAGATCCAGGATTCTTCATCAATCGTGATGGTAAAATGGGTCAGCATAAATCCAAAACACAGAAGACTGAACAATACGGACAAAAATATGCTGGTTTTGTATTTTTTAACAAATTCTATCATTTTAGTTTCTTTTCCCCCTGAAAATTTAGTTTTCTTTCTCATATATAGTGCCGGTTTTTTCGCTGATAATATAGCGGGGACGTTTCTTTACTTCCATGTAAATTTTTCCTATATACTCGCCGATCACTCCGATACAGAGCAGCTGGATTCCACCGATGAAGCAGATCGTACTTATTGTACTTGCCCAGCCGTCTACACTGTGCCCCATAAGTCTTACAGATACAGACCAAATGACCCCAATAAAGCTGATTAACGAGATCAGGATTCCTAAAGCGACAATGATACGGATTGGTTTTACGCTTAAACTTGTGATCCCGTCAAAGGCAAGAGAAAGCATTTTAGACAGAGGATAGTGACTTTCCCCTGCTATTCGTTCGTGCCGTTCATAATATACGCTTGTACTTTTGAAGCCTACAAGAGGAAACATGCCTCTAAGAAACAGGTTTACTTCTTTAAAATCAGAAAAAGCTTCCAGTGCTCTGCTTGATACAAGCCTGTAATCTGCATGGTTGTATACAAGATCAACGCCCATGCTGTTCATAAACCGGTAAAATCCCAGGGCAGTTGTACGCTTGAACCAGGTGTCGGTATCACGTTTGCTTCTCACTCCATAAACAATTTCGCAGCCGTTCCAGTATTCCTCTACCATCTGATCCATTGCGTTGATATCATCCTGTCCGTCACAGTCAATAGATATTGTGATGTCGCATTTGTCCTTGGCTTCCATAAGACCGGCCAGGACAGCGTTTTGGTGTCCTCTGTTCCTGCTTTGAGATATACCGATGTAATGAGGATTCTTTTTGGAAAGCTCAACGATAATTTCCCAGGTATTATCTTTACTGCCGTCATTGACAAATAAAATCTTACTTTGCTCATCGATTTTTTCTCTGTCGATAAGCTCCAAAATTTTCTTTAAAAACATACTGCACGTAATGGGCAGTACTTCCTGTTCATTGTAACAAGGAATTACAATGTACAATATTGGCTTTTTCATTTTCCCCCTCCGTTCTTCTGTTCGCAGACTGTTTTTTGGATCGACAGCACTGTCCAGTGTAATATAACATATTCGTGCAGTATCCACAATCCGCACGTTGCACCCTAACCTATTATTTCTCCCAGGCATTTCAAAAGCCGGTCATTATCCTCGGGGTGCATAATACAGAAACGGATATATTCTCCCTCCAGTTCTTCAAAAGAAGAACAGTCGCGGATCATCATTTTCTGCCGGATGGCATGCTCAAATACCTGGAAGGAGGAGAGTCCCTCCTTTTCGATGCGCACTAAAATGAAATTGGCATAAGGCTCATAGTATCTGGCATTTTGAAAGCCGTCCAGAACCTGACAGATCCGCTTTTTCTCGGAAAGGATAAGATTCCGGGTCTTTTCGATATACCCGGCATCCTTCAGCATTTCTTCCCCGGCAAAGGCAGCAATGCTGCTGACGCTCCAGGGATTTTGATGAATCTGAAGAGCCTTAAGAAAGTCCTTGCTGCTGGTGATCCCATAGCCCAGGCGAAGGCCCGGAGCTGCAAAAAATTTGGAAACGCCGCGGATAACCATAAGGTTGTCGAAAGAGCGAGTCAGAGGAACGGCGGAGATCTCATCTACAGAAGGAGCAAATTCTGCATATGTCTCATCCACCATAACAAAAACACCTCTTTTGCGGCAGGAAGCTATGAGGTTTTCCAAATCAGAGATAGGGACAGCGGAAGAAGTAGGATTGTTAGGGTTGCATAGAATGATAAGATCTGCATCTTTCGGAAGCTGTTCCATAAAATCATTGATATCCAGGCAGAAATTATCCGATTCTTTTAATGTGTAGAAGGAGATATGTCCGCCGGTAAGGGCAAGTTCTCTTTGGTATTCAGAATAAGTGGGACCGATAACGACTGCATGAGAGGCTTTAAGCTGTGTGATTAAAAGAGAGATCAGTTCTGTGGAGCCGTTGCCGGTGACGATGTACTGGACAGGAATTTTGCAGTACGCGGATATGGTTTCCTTTAAAGTAGTATAATTACGGTCGGGATATCTGGAAATAATATCCAGATTTTCAGCAAGTTTTTCTTTGACCCGGGCGGAAAGTCCCAGCGGGTTTACATTGGCTCCAAAGCTTATGATCTCTTTTTTTGGAAGATTGTAATATTCTGCAATCTGTTCCAGATCGCTTCCGTGAAAAGCGGGCTGTTTCGCGTTTTGCATATAAATTCCCCCATATTTCTTCTATATTTTCTGATTACGGCATTGCCATACTTGTCAGAATAATGCTATAATCCATTATAGTATGTTTAAAGAAAAATGCAACGCAAGAAGAGGTGGAAGGCTTGAAAAATAAAATTAAAAAATTTTCAAAAGGGGACTTTCAAGTGGTACATCCGGAGATTGTTTTTAATGACACATGTCTGATCCTCACCATTGGAGAGGGAGAAGTGTACCGGGGAAGTTTTACGATGAAAAGCCGGACAGACGGAGCAATACGAGGAATTGTTTATCCGTCTTCTTTTCGTATGCACTGCATTGAGCAGGGCTTTGAAGGAAACCCTGTGACAATCCAATTCGAGTACGACGGGAAAGGACTTACGCCGGGACATGTGGAGCAGGGGAAATTTTCTATTGTGTGCAACGGCGGAGAATTTGAAGTGCCTTTTACCGCAATTATAGAAAAACCCTA encodes:
- a CDS encoding glucosyltransferase domain-containing protein, coding for MIEFVKKYKTSIFLSVLFSLLCFGFMLTHFTITIDEESWILSARDETMWLYQGRFIIWLFDLIFTEGGNYAPFLWDISGILFWNLSGIIFAYCLFAKTEIKQWILFIFLSYYSSLTFVLGDVFSFSMYSLQIGLASVTVAAAFYYTLKYLEKKNWKTALIVLGLLLYSFGTYQAFICVYISAVAAFCLLCFLSGHRDRIKYDIIISAVLCLIAIASYYLINFIIGKAIGTQGYLTDNYIGWTSGEPLKAFALAMANVGRVSFAIPVLDVYVNGGTALRWVTIAFVIYAIWKFFKCNGIRKKAGIFFFSVALCFAPFSLYLAIATYKTQGRMMLALPLVGAVQLYLILREINKKALLYAAMAASGYLLFINARDMNLFYYYSSIVYEKDCSIAEEIMYDIEEKGIDYREKPLAFIGMVAQEPQPTKELGVLGGSMFAWDEGNNLRMTDFIQTRGYNVRAADSTQLQKALVESASMTVWPQEGSIKELDDVIVVYLSQPVEEWYITNQAQ
- a CDS encoding glycosyltransferase family 2 protein translates to MKKPILYIVIPCYNEQEVLPITCSMFLKKILELIDREKIDEQSKILFVNDGSKDNTWEIIVELSKKNPHYIGISQSRNRGHQNAVLAGLMEAKDKCDITISIDCDGQDDINAMDQMVEEYWNGCEIVYGVRSKRDTDTWFKRTTALGFYRFMNSMGVDLVYNHADYRLVSSRALEAFSDFKEVNLFLRGMFPLVGFKSTSVYYERHERIAGESHYPLSKMLSLAFDGITSLSVKPIRIIVALGILISLISFIGVIWSVSVRLMGHSVDGWASTISTICFIGGIQLLCIGVIGEYIGKIYMEVKKRPRYIISEKTGTIYEKEN
- a CDS encoding pyridoxal phosphate-dependent aminotransferase, which produces MQNAKQPAFHGSDLEQIAEYYNLPKKEIISFGANVNPLGLSARVKEKLAENLDIISRYPDRNYTTLKETISAYCKIPVQYIVTGNGSTELISLLITQLKASHAVVIGPTYSEYQRELALTGGHISFYTLKESDNFCLDINDFMEQLPKDADLIILCNPNNPTSSAVPISDLENLIASCRKRGVFVMVDETYAEFAPSVDEISAVPLTRSFDNLMVIRGVSKFFAAPGLRLGYGITSSKDFLKALQIHQNPWSVSSIAAFAGEEMLKDAGYIEKTRNLILSEKKRICQVLDGFQNARYYEPYANFILVRIEKEGLSSFQVFEHAIRQKMMIRDCSSFEELEGEYIRFCIMHPEDNDRLLKCLGEIIG